From a single Paramisgurnus dabryanus chromosome 17, PD_genome_1.1, whole genome shotgun sequence genomic region:
- the LOC135777895 gene encoding uncharacterized protein, which translates to MKIFWNPALILGLFVWIPAVTYSYSSQAPEDQDTSGDDYDDESSGSGMAVYVPPLRFFDPVMPKVQTTKVPVTNASHSTLPTTIISSVDVVVIEKETTTVSLVDPETTTILIEKGFVPVVAEDYTTKAVVKEDNKPTVSVQVIDKKTTVPHMETAPVQTTTISSVDVVVIEKETTTVSLVDPETTTILIEKGFVPVVAEDYTTKADNRPTVSVKVIDKRTTVPHMETVPGQTTKKAVVVTHPEPKATAKTTTVLMTTASRNYNPIFEDPVITEDINTSLDSEKDSDFVIDKETIKTRKGVNEHGAMGASSGNDSFLERKEVLACVIAGGVVGLLFSVMLVGLMVYRMKKKDEGSYALQDMPQPYVYQKAPKQEEFFA; encoded by the exons aTGAAGATATTCTGGAATCCAGCGCTGATTTTAGGTCTGTTCGTGTGGATACCTGCTGTGACGTATTCG TATTCTTCACAAGCACCTGAGGATCAGGACACATCAGGAGATGATTATGATGATGAGTCCTCAGGGTCAGGAATGGCAGTATACG TACCACCTCTCAGGTTTTTCGATCCTGTGATGCCTAAAGTGCAGACTACGAAAGTGCCAGTTACCAATGCTTCACATTCAACCTTGCCGACCACAATCATTTCCTCGGTGGATGTTGTTGTTATCGAGAAAGAAACTACAACTGTTAGTCTTGTGGATCCAGAAACGACAACCATTTTGATCGAGAAAGGCTTTGTACCTGTTGTAGCAGAGGACTACACTACAAAAGCAGTTGTTAAAGAAGACAACAAACCCACAGTTTCAGTGCAGGTCATTGATAAAAAAACAACTGTTCCTCATATGGAGACAGCGCCTGTGCAGACCACAACCATTTCCTCGGTGGATGTTGTTGTTATCGAGAAAGAAACTACAACTGTTAGTCTTGTGGATCCAGAAACAACAACCATTTTGATCGAGAAAGGCTTTGTACCTGTTGTAGCAGAGGACTACACTACAAAAGCAGACAACAGACCCACAGTTTCAGTAAAGGTCATTGATAAAAGAACAACTGTTCCTCATATGGAGACCGTGCCTGGGCAGACGACAAAAAAAGCTGTGGTTGTGACACATCCTGAACCTAAAGCGACTGCAAAGACCACCACTGTTCTTATGACTACAGCAAGTAGAAATTACAATCCCATCTTCGAAGATCCTGTTATTACAGAAGACATTAATACGAGCTTAGATTCAGAGAAA GATTCTGACTTTGTTATCGACAAGGAAACAATTAAAACTAGAAAAGGTGTAAATGAACATGGAGCAATGGGTGCTTCTTCAGGGAATGACAGCTTTCTGGAGAGAAAAGAAGTTCTTGCAT GTGTCATAGCCGGTGGTGTGGTGGGTCTTCTCTTTTCTGTCATGCTGGTTGGCCTAATGGTTTACAGAATGAAGAAAAAGGATGAGGGGAGCTATGCGTTACAAGATATGCCACAACCTTATGTCTACCAAAAAGCTCCGAAACAGGAAGAATTCTTTGCATAA